The genomic DNA CTCATGGAAACTATCCTCATTCgctacaaagaaccttttgtggttgtaaaggttctttatggaatcgTTTAaaatcgtgaagcacctttattttcaagagtgtATTTTTGTTAGCTAGGTATCTGTATTTATGTGTAGGGGATGTTGTTTTTGAATTGTATGAGACATCTAAAATAAGACTGAAATCATAATTAGGATTTTACCACTATATAAAATTTAGTCTTGGAAGTGAGGAAACAAAATTTCCGCTACTGTCCATTTATTCTCTGGCTTGTTTATTTCTCTTTTCCTTAGTGGCAAATTATATGTTTAATTGCTCCCTCTGTGATTAAGAAGGGAGTTTAGGGAGTGTGTGTTTGGGACAGATAGATTATACATGACAGTGCTTGTTTTAACACACAGGCTTTGTGTTTAAGGAAGAGAACGAGAATGAATGTGCTTTGTCTAAAAACCTGTAAAATCCTGAAAAGATGATCGaaatgggaaaaaaacacacacccaGATGCTTAAACACATGGAAACATTCCTTGGATGATTAAACAGCTTGTACTGTTTGTCTTTTTCTGGCACTAGTACCAGTGTCCCTCTGGAGGATGCAGACGTACAGCACACTGTTTCATCTTTCCCCACCTGAAGAGTCTGGCCTGATAAAATATCTGCCgctcacaatatttctgttgtgcaaacaacacacacacaaaaaagagagCTACTCTGGAAAAGGCATCAGTGCCGGTTACGTCCCTTTTGTGTGTGTTACACAACAAAGTCAGAGTTGAATGACCTCTGAAGGGTAAAAATGCATCAGTGCATTTACTTTCAATCCATCAGTAATGTAGAAAAACTTATGTGCATTAACTTTTTAGAGTTACACAAGGCCtactgagtttttttttaaagaaattaatacttttattcagtaaggatgcattaaactgatcaaaagtgacagtaactaCATTTATAGAGTTACGAAAGATTTCTTTTTCATTAAATGCAGTTTATTGAACTTTTATTCATTATAAACTTAATTAACTTGAtctgtaaatcagcatattagaatgatttctgaaggtaatgctgacaattcagctttttaTTGgatgagtaaattacattttaaaatatattatattaatatatatttttcacaatattacagtttttggtacattttttgtataataataataaataaataataataaataaagccttaatgagcataaaatacttctttcaaaaacatcaaaaatctCCAAACCTTTGAAAGGTAGCATATATGTTATTTTATGCTGTTTATTCCTCGTTGTTATTCTTAACTAAATATTTCTGGCAAACTCCAGATTTATATCATATATTGGTGGAAAACATAACACACAATAATAATTGCAATTGCAGCTTTTATCATGTActgtttacaataaatatttaaaattctttAAAACTTTTCAATGTAATCAGTGGTGTTAATATTTACAATTACcattatcaaaaatatatatttattaaataatcagATTTGATTATGCTTACTGACTGATGTTAATTATCTTGAAATATCGATCAATTAATTTGATTGTAGAGGCCGTGGGTGCATTTACTTTTGGTAAATGCAGCTCTGGTCAATATATTAGCTACAATAACTTAGAGGTCCACTGGGGGAAGTTAAAAATCAAATAACACTAATTCCATCTTTTCTGTCCTCCAGAGGTGCGTTCTCTGAGGTGTTCCTGGCTGAGGAGAAGAAGACCCAGCGACTTGTGGCCATTAAATGCATCCCTAAGAAAGCTTTGCAGGGAAAGGAGAACAGCATTGAGAATGAGATTGCTGTGCTACACAGGTCAGAACCGGCTAttacagcataaaaaaataaaaataaaaacctagcTTGATAGTCAAGATGGACAGCTTGCTGGCAGATAAACAATCTAAACCTGCTGAGGACCAGCTTGGCTTTAGGCTggtttaatctgataattaatttttgtatttgttaATTCAGGATAGCATATATTTATCATACATGGAGAAAGCCAAAGAGAAGGAACCTGTAGTCTGCAGCACACCTTTACCATAGTATTTGGGACTGAACTCTTTACAGATAACAGCACTGTTTGAGATCAAGCGAAACCATGTCATGATTTATGTGCCGATATAGGACGGATGCAGTCGAGAGCTTGATTCTTTGTGAGGTAGTGTTAAGGATAATTGTCAGTCAAGATGCTGAAAGGTCTCTTCCTTTTCCTCTTAAAAGCCAGATTGCTCTTTGAGAGAAGAAAAGCTCTTGTGAATGCTGTCTGTGCCACAAAAATGTGCTTTAGCTTTAGAGATCGTAGAAGTGTGTACCAGAAATGTCAAGAGTACTGGAGATAGTCCTATTTTTAGTGAATCTGTTGCCAGGGCAACAGCACACACAGAGGCTGAGATGGTATGGAGGTTCCCCGCAGCAGTattgtgaaagagagaaagaaagggacCAAAGAGGAGGAATAGGGATAGAATTAAGAGAGAGAGAACCCCACCATTGGTGTGAAAAACTGTAGTCAAATGGAAGGCAAGAAACCAAAAGAGTGGAAGTCAAATGGGGATAGAGCGAAATGTTATTAATGTCTGATCTGAGTATAGCCGGTGTAGTTTCACAAAAGAGAACGAGAAAGCGCATTAAAAATAGTGAAGAAGGAAGGAAAGCAATCATGAATAGAGTATAAAAAGATCTTTAGAGCAATGCAGTGACTTTCACATGCATATTACATTTCCTCACAGTAGTGCTGTTATTGTTAACAAaagctattatttttattattaacataaaatagttttcagtatttaaagaaatttgaaaataaatgataaaaatccaaagaaaagaaaaaaactaaaactaaaattattaaaaatattttcagtagATACGTTTGAAATTAGATGataaaaatcatataataaatatatgatatattatatttaatcatgatatattatattaatcatataataaataaataataataattaataaaataaaataaatgacagagATTCACCGTGTATTTGTGCACACATGgcaaatataatgtatttatttattcattcattcgttcaattgtacattcattaattcattcaaaaactgaaacttaaaaaaacataaatattatggAAACTTATTGAAATAAATAAGTTGTTAAACTGAAATTCAGTTaaagttacaaatatttttattttataatagtataaaaaataatacaaaagtaaCACTGCCTTATAGTGTAATAAATCAACATATACACAATGTAAAATATCAATCTGCAGGTTGTGCAAGTTGGATCCTGCAAGTTCTGGTCCCTAATGTAAGGATCCTAAGCCTTTTTACTGTCCATTAGCTGAAATAGTAAGTCTGATTGCCAGTTTAGATTCTAAtcattgctgttttctttttcagaatAAAACATGAGAATATTGTTTCACTGGAAGACATCTTTGAAAGTCAGTCGCATTTGTATTTGGTCATGCAGCTGTGAGTTTTTCTCAGCACTCGCAACCACATCAAACATAAGTATAAAAGATACAGGCTGATGCTGGTTTAATTTTCAGTGTCAATTGAACGCTTGTGGGATTATAGTAAAGGTGCTAATTGTAGTTTGTTTGTGTGGGTCTTCACAGTGTATCGGGGGGAGAGCTCTTTGACAGGATTGTGGAAAAAGGCTTCTACACAGAAAGAGATGCCAGCAAACTCATTCGGCAGATTTTAGATGCGGTCAAGTATCTGCATGATATGGGCATTGTGCACAGAGACTTGAAGGTAATGCTTACATATTCTTTCCATATAATTACACACTGCCTTTCTAACCAGGTGTAAATCTGAAAATTATTCAGTATGCAATCTTTTTTCTGTCCTCACTGAAAGCCAAATGCTGCTAGGAAGGGACAAAATCATTGACAgaagtatttaatttttaatatttagctGTGTGGAGCTGAAAATCAGACCATTGAGATTTGACAGTAGGCAGTGCAATGTAACTTGACAGAAATAGGCTGGAACGGAATACAAGTGTACAGTACTGCACAGAATGCTACCTAAAAACTAAGGTATATGATTTATCAGTTGTCAAGTCTGATTATAACACAGTGTTATGCATATGAAAAAGAGTGCACCAATGGATGTCCATAAATGTAGCAAGGTATGATTTGATTTAAAGTGATTCGGGGGGAATTACATTCAGCTGATATTTGTTGACTCTCTTTCTGTGCAGCCAGAGAATCTGTTGTACTATAGTATGGAGGAGGACTCCAATATCATGATCAGTGACTTTGGCCTGTCTAAGATCGAGGACTCGGGAAGTGTGATGTCAACTGCCTGTGGAACACCTGGATACGTAGGTACGAATGAGGGCTATTTTTCCTGCCTTTTTCAATCTATTTTAGCAAGGGTCAGTAATTTATTGGTTTTTAGAGACTCGCAGTCATATGAAATGCTGTGCAATGTCAAGTGCTAGCATTTTAAAGTGCCTCTTTGATGCTGCCCAAGCTCAAAAGGGAAGTGAactaaacagagaaaaaaaagaaacactgaaaGCTTCTCTGTCTCTCCCACCCTCTCAATCAGCTCCAGAGGTCCTGGCACAAAAACCGTACAGTAAAGCTGTAGACTGTTGGTCCATAGGAGTGATTTCTTATATTCTGTGAGTATTTCTTGATCTGTCATATCACCGAAATTTTGTGATTGATTGTCAGTTTTATAGGAATTTATTTGGtgtgatttaatgtatgaaatgtgtttaattatttgtatttatggtCAATCCTCatttattcattgatttatttagagagaaatgtttaataaattagcATAAATCAATATTTCAATCAAAATCTATACttcatatttagttatttatgtatttgtcatATAAGAAACATTTAGTttgtgcatatttatatatttacttatgatttatttaaatcatttaattattgaataaatttttataatttctttatctGTATGGTCAGCTCTTTGGAAGCCAGGTTACGccactaaaataagaaataaaaaactaaatctcacaattctgacttttttactCAGAATCACATTATACgaattcacaattctgacttttttactCAGAATCACATTATACgaattcacaattctgacttttttactCAGAATCACATTATACagattcacaattctgacttttttactCAGAATCACATTATACgaattcacaattctgacttttttttttctccgaattgtgagatataaactctatGCCAGAACTCCAAGATAAAAACATGAGAAAGGAAGTCAGAattcaagatataaactcatttctcacttttttcctcataatttcaTTTGCATCTAGCAAATCTCACAAATTggatttttttagttttgtttatatacctagttcttgagaaaaaaaagtttatatcttTCATATTGATTTATTCGTTTGTTTATGATTGGCCAACTAATAAGAGGAGTAATTAACAGTCTGTTTGGTTGTTATTACAAAACGATGTCTTTTGCAGTTTATGTGGCTACCCTCCGTTTTATGATGAAAATGACGCCAAGCTGTTCGAGCAGATTCTCAGAGCAGAGTATGAGTTCGACTCTCCGTACTGGGACGACATCTCTGACTCAGGTACATCTTCAGTCATGCTAATGGAATCATAATCCAGTACCATCATTTTGACCAGCTCTTGATACAAATGACTCAACAgcaggtttttaaaaataaaaataccattgGTGATGTAA from Carassius carassius chromosome 17, fCarCar2.1, whole genome shotgun sequence includes the following:
- the camk1a gene encoding calcium/calmodulin-dependent protein kinase type 1, whose translation is MPLGEDENGWKKKTSDIKENYDFKEVLGTGAFSEVFLAEEKKTQRLVAIKCIPKKALQGKENSIENEIAVLHRIKHENIVSLEDIFESQSHLYLVMQLVSGGELFDRIVEKGFYTERDASKLIRQILDAVKYLHDMGIVHRDLKPENLLYYSMEEDSNIMISDFGLSKIEDSGSVMSTACGTPGYVAPEVLAQKPYSKAVDCWSIGVISYILLCGYPPFYDENDAKLFEQILRAEYEFDSPYWDDISDSAKDFISHLMEKDPTVRYTCEQALQHPWISGDTALDRNIHESVSAQIKKNFAKSKWKQAFNATAVVRHMRRLQLSTSLEGPSQISSTSPYHRHLLLPAKELDREEDEDEEEDHNSSSSADGRRGSADRDSLRSCTYCCRPASRI